A genomic stretch from Aedes albopictus strain Foshan chromosome 2, AalbF5, whole genome shotgun sequence includes:
- the LOC134288113 gene encoding uncharacterized protein LOC134288113: MGRRHSFLSPASPSKRDAIYGNFLVSQKNPGSFLQKLPPGFPSGIHSENRSEISPGISSGISPGFFQLFPLRFLQQFPQLLLQNFLPGISCGIPPRIPSRISPGIPSEIPPGIYSGFSPGIPSGSEIHPRILSMISQVIPSAISPEITTGIPPGTPPVIPLENSSIPPGFLRGFSQGYSFGDSVRNSPRDSSENSSRDCFRNSSEDSSRNSSRDSSRNSSGGSSRNSSGDSSRNSSGDSSRNFSEDSSKNFSMDFSRYSSGDASGVSYMFTYRDSFRNSYRNSAVDSSRNSSGDSSRNYCGDFPRKSLRNLW; the protein is encoded by the coding sequence ATGGGTCGTCGTCACAGTTTTCTGAGTCCCGCTTCCCCTTCAAAGCGTGACGCAATTTATGGAAATTTCCTtgtttcccaaaaaaatcctggttcatttcttcagaaactccctccggggtttccttcaggaattcactccgaGAATcgctcagagatttctccaggaatttcttccggaatatctccgggattttttcagttatttcctctaagattccttcagcaattccctcagttattgctccagaattttcttccaggaatttcttgcgggattcctccaagaattccttctaggatttctccaggaattccttctgagattcctccaggaatttattctggattttctccaggaattccctccgggtccgagattcatccacgaattctttcTATGATTTCTCAAGTAATACCATCTgcgatatctccagaaattactactgggattcctccgggaactcctcctgtaattcctttagaaaattcctcaattcctcctggatttcttcggggattctcccaggggtattctttcggggattccgtcaggaattccccccgagattcctccgagaattcctcccgcgattgcttcaggaattcctccgaggattcctccaggaattcctccagggattcctccaggaattcctccgggggttcctccaggaattcctccggagattcctccaggaattcttccggggactcctccaggaatttttccgaagattcctccaagaatttctccatggatttctccaggtattcctctggagATGCCTCCGGGGTTTCCTATATGTTTAcctaccgggattccttcagaaactcctacaggaattccgccgttgattcctccaggaattcctctggggattcctccaggaattattgcgGAGACTTCCCTAGAAAATCCCTTaggaatctctggtag